Proteins co-encoded in one Papaver somniferum cultivar HN1 chromosome 5, ASM357369v1, whole genome shotgun sequence genomic window:
- the LOC113280179 gene encoding uncharacterized protein LOC113280179: MEKVSKDHTVEFNSDRIITTVTNDSWKVEVVLHELQVSLATTVDRVVGFDIKHKSNRSDNNSTIATLQLCHGTCCLVIQLPRLGSIPNSLERFGVGKIIDEVSDPPNRNRNRYSNLELSELAAEILGVVIIKPVCVAQSDWSSE; encoded by the exons ATGGAGAAGGTCAGCAAGGATCATACTGTGGAGTTTAATAGTGACAGGATTATAACCACTGTAACTAATGATTCTTGGAAGGTTGAGGTTGTTCTGCACGAGCTTCAGGTGTCTCTAGCTACCACTGTCGACCGCGTAGTTGGTTTCGACATCAAACACAAATCGAATCGCAGCGACAACAACAGTACTATAGCAACTCTTCAGCTATGCCATGGAACTTGTTGCCTTGTTATTCAACTACCTCGCTTGGGTTCAATCCCAAACTCTCTG GAAAGGTTTGGAGTTGGGAAAATCATAGATGAGGTTTCTGATCCGCCAAACCGGAATCGGAATCGTTATTCTAATCTTGAGTTGTCTGAGTTAGCTGCAGAGATTCTCGGTGTGGTTATCATAAAACCGGTATGTGTAGCTCAGTCTGACTGGAGTTCTGAATAG
- the LOC113283791 gene encoding E3 ubiquitin-protein ligase listerin-like, whose translation MGKQKGDGARSKNRPSSSSVAASLLPTGAATVGFGGFVGSSRLESTTLTPDSNPFSDVDSEVAQHLKRLGRKDPTTKLKALTTLQELFKQKSGEDIVQIIPQWAFEYKRLLLEYNREVRRATHETMTSLVTAVGRGLAPHLKSLMGPWWFSQFDPVSEISQAARRSFQDAFAAPEKRLDALILCTSEIFLYLEENLKLTPQTISDKATPVDELEEMHQRVISSSLLALATLLDILLVKQQSGLENVKAEPKNASKARATAVSSAEKIFSAHKYLTEFLKSKSPVIRSATYSALGSFIKHIPEVINEGNMKIISAAILGSFQEKDPACHSSMWETVLLFSKKYPESWAPANIQKTVLNRFWQFLRNGCYGTQQISYPMLVPFINTVPPKSLKGNEFFLDFFQNLWAGRNTSYSSSADRLAFFKAFRECFIWAIENASRYFDGEDAVHQFRVGLVVSILVNLLWQSFLLLDSSKSQDVVLPQKSSSGSPEENVPSSQGQKLEKQNIKFPLLYMQNLGECIIEILSIISGEEHSLLSTFCTTFQENTLEFLHQTEQSRPSEQISQIVSFLLLLEKHPVKKGEMWPLVYLTGPMLTKAFPVIKSLDSPDAVRILSVSVSIFGPRSIVSQLRSSEEVCSGAPSKEGDNDYETKHFMQVFKETFVPWCLHGSSLSVGARLDLLLALLDDQHFSEQWSSIITFANRSLSNGLDSDSIDMLAVLIEKVRGAIDKNEGTKYFRPGSNLEKWHHNLLDSIAANVASCSPPFLKSYSRFLRAVLGGSSEEDKIYFVSKDSMALIFEELLRKLISPLWDSSFSWAKDACSLLLCTEDKHSISKSLFHNNMLEAAQFAFEVLQSSFFCLMMFVGEYGVVSSISAAIFILDWENRMSAQVDSNSVTDENDEDDDSQANLDPNFGFGESFHSFRLEVSSDFWKSINVDNRKKLANILVQTIRSAIFETYTANTYEAPTLCCEWMLEVLEYICPSRYEEQSLLDQLLDDGKTWASWVMLAHSDGTIVASLKFGNPQHTHEYQFVDFIVKLISKLGCGRVIAGTAQETSSSSLEVQETHAFSRSWLAAEVLCTWKWPGGSAVSSFLPSLCDFAKGGNSPQEDNLLNSIVNTLLDGALVNGDNVEPSFLNVWPASDDEIESIQDPFLRALVSLLLALFIKDNVWTNDKAAVFLKCLNDKLFFGTTINTRCLRILPFLTSVIIRRLRRGLTESDEDAPLEFSQENQVHNIIQGWLQRTQSLPPLNSSPFVADTEQWVQVVISCYPLSSVGGVSALKMASQKDVKRLEKTLLVDLFRKHRSGGDALTSATQSSAVQITLEKLTSVCVGYCWKELNDDDWEFVLSQLRRQTDSAVLALEEVAESVNDAVVNYSATEEVIKTKLEEIVRSLDPSPINIARNSLFTYTLFYGLLEQQEEDPSASSLVKADKWSDIKEKILESVLRLFFATGVTEAIAGSEGCSSIIASSRHACTHFWELVSFIVINSPQHVKVTAIQSMEMWELSKGYVSSLYAILFSAKPIHSLQVAAYIMLSTDPVSHLAITEEDASSPSGDASTSQEDVQSPNLSLSSVENIPVRDEISRMIVKSPSPLIEGDLISHHRVNVFTAWALLLSHLQSLASPSPAKQKLVQWVQDFADTQILDCLLEHIPLQSGAMRSSKKKDVELPVGVSEAAAAAKLAISTGSLLFAIESLWPIGTEEMSSLAGALYGSMLHVLPAYVRDWYTRLRDRSTSAAIELFTKTYCSPLLLADELSQIKKAALVDENFSVSVSKPAYEVVATYKKEETGIDLVIRLPASYPLLPVDVECPKSLGISELKRRKWLFSMVAFVRSQNGALAEAIRTWKNNFDKEFEGIEECPICYSIIHTANNSIPRLACKTCKHKFHSACLYKWFSTSHKSTCPLCQSPF comes from the exons ATGGGGAAACAAAAAGGAGATGGAGCCAGAAGCAAGAATCGTCCATCCAGCAGCAG TGTTGCTGCGTCGTTATTACCAACTGGAGCAGCAACAGTTGGATTTGGTGGATTTGTTGGAAGTTCTCGTCTCGAATCTACTACTCTAACTCCAGACTCTAATCCTTTCTCG GATGTGGATAGTGAAGTCGCACAACATTTAAAAAGACTCGGTAGAAAAGATCCAACGACTAAG CTTAAAGCTTTGACAACGTTACAAGAGCTATTCAAGCAAAAATCTGGGGAGGATATTGTGCAGATAATTCCACAATGG GCATTTGAATACAAGAGACTCTTGTTGGAGTATAATAGAGAGGTGCGAAGAGCAACTCACGAAACCATGACTAGTCTTGTCACAGCTGTCGG GAGAGGCTTAGCTCCACATTTAAAATCCTTGATGGGTCCGTGGTGGTTCTCTCAGTTTGATCCAGTTTCTGAAATTTCTCAAGCTGCAAGACGCTCATTTCAG GATGCTTTTGCAGCTCCAGAGAAGAGATTAGATGCCTTGATTCTTTGTACAAGTGAGATCTTTCTTTATTTGGAAGAGAACCTAAAACTCACACCGCAGACTATATCTGATAAAGCAACCCCCGTGGATGAGTTGGAAGAGATGCACCAACGTGTGATATCTTCTTCCTTGCTGGCATTAGCCACACTTCTTGATATTTTGCTGGTCAAGCAGCAATCCGGGTTGGAAAATGTAAAGGCTGAACCAAAGAATGCTTCTAAGGCAAGGGCGACGGCTGTTTCTTCtgcagagaagatattttctgcTCACAAGTACTTGACAGAATTTCTGAAATCTAAAAGTCCTGTTATTCGGTCAGCTACATATTCAGCATTAGGGAGTTTCATTAAGCATATACCCGAAGtaataaatgaaggaaatatgAAAATAATATCTGCTGCAATACTGGGTTCATTTCAGGAAAAGGATCCCGCGTGTCACTCTTCAATGTGGGAGACAGTATTGTTATTTTCTAAGAAATATCCAGAGAGTTGGGCCCCTGCAAATATTCAGAAGACTGTACTTAACCGGTTTTGGCAGTTCTTAAGGAATGGGTGCTACGGAACACAGCAAATTTCTTATCCAATGTTAGTTCCTTTCATAAATACCGTGCCTCCAAAATCGTTAAAGGGTAATGAGTTTTTCCTCGACTTCTTCCAGAATCTTTGGGCAGGAAGAAACACATCCTACTCCTCATCTGCAGATAGACTGGCCTTTTTCAAAGCATTTAGAGAATGTTTTATTTGGGCAATAGAGAATGCGTCGAG GTATTTCGATGGTGAAGATGCTGTTCATCAGTTTAGAGTCGGCCTTGTTGTTAGCATCCTTGTAAATCTTCTGTGGCAAAGCTTCCTTCTGTTGGATAGCTCTAAAAGTCAGGATGTAGTTCTTCCTCAGAAATCCTCCAGTGGCTCACCGGAAGAAAATGTTCCATCATCTCAAGGACAGAAGTTGGAGAAGCAAAACATCAAGTTTCCCTTGCTCTACATGCAGAATTTAGGAGAATGCATTATTGAGATCTTATCAATTATTTCTGGGGAGGAACATAGTTTGCTCAGCACCTTCTGCACAACATTTCAGGAGAACACTCTAGAATTTCTTCATCAAACAGAGCAGTCAAGACCCTCTGAACAAATCAGCCAGATTGTCAGCTTTCTGTTGCTATTAGAGAAGCACCCAGTAAAGAAAGGTGAAATGTGGCCTTTGGTGTATTTAACTGGTCCAATGCTGACAAAGGCTTTCCCCGTGATTAAATCATTG GATTCGCCAGATGCTGTTAGAATTTTGTCTGTCTCCGTTTCTATATTTGGGCCTCGAAGTATAGTTTCGCAGCTCCGTAGTAGTGAGGAAGTGTGTTCTGGTGCTCCTTCCAAGGAAGGTGACAATgactatgaaacaaagcattttatgcaagtattcaaagaaacttttGTTCCATGGTGTTTGCATGGAAGTAGTCTCTCTGTTGGTGCACGACTAGACCTTCTACTTGCTTTACTTGATGATCAGCATTTTTCAGAACAGTGGAGTAGCATAATCACCTTTGCAAATAGGTCACTAAGTAATGGATTAGATTCTGACAGCATTGACATGTTGGCTGTGCTCATTGAAAAGGTCAGAGGAGCAATTGATAAGAATGAGGGAACGAAATATTTTCGACCGGGTTCCAACCTGGAAAAGTGGCACCACAATTTGCTGGATTCCATTGCTGCGAATGTTGCTTCCTGTTCTCCCCCCTTCTTGAAGTCGTATTCTCGCTTCTTACG TGCTGTTCTTGGTGGCTCTAGTGAGGAAGACAAGATTTATTTTGTTTCCAAAGATTCTATGGCACTCATATTTGAGGAGCTCCTTAGAAAGTTAATATCGCCTCTTTgggattcttctttttcttgggcAAAGGATGCATGCTCACTACTATTATGCACTGAAGATAaacattcaatttcaaaatcCTTGTTCCACAACAACATGCTGGAGGCGGCGCAGTTTGCTTTTGAAGTTCTCCAAAGTAGTTTCTTTTGCTTAATGATGTTTGTAGGAGAATATGGTGTGGTTTCATCTATATCAGCTGCCATATTTATATTGGATTGGGAAAACAGGATGTCTGCACAAGTAGATAGCAATTCAGTCACAGATGAAAATGACGAGGATGATGACTCACAAGCAAATCTTGATCCCAACTTTGGGTTTGGTGAATCCTTCCATTCTTTCCGTTTGGAAGTAAGTTCAGATTTTTGGAAAAGCATTAATGTAGACAACCGAAAGAAGTTGGCGAATATCTTAGTTCAGACTATCAGATCTGCCATATTCGAGACGTATACTGCCAATACATATGAAGCTCCAACTTTGTGCTGTGAATGGATGCTGGAAGTTCTTGAATACATCTGCCCTAGCAGATATGAAGAACAATCACTGTTGGACCAGCTGTTGGATGATGGAAAAACTTGGGCTTCGTGGGTTATGTTAGCTCACAGTGATGGAACAATAGTAGCCAGCCTGAAATTTGGAAATCCACAACATACACATGAGTACCAGTTTGTGGATTTCATTGTCAAGCTTATTTCCAAGCTTGGTTGCGGTCGGGTAATCGCTGGTACTGCTCAAGAAACTTCTTCCTCTTCGTTGGAAGTGCAGGAAACACATGCATTTTCAAGATCATGGCTTGCTGCTGAAGTATTATGCACCTGGAAGTGGCCAGGGGGGAGTGCTGTAAGTTCTTTCTTACCTTCACTGTGTGACTTTGCGAAAGGTGGAAACTCACCTCAAGAGGACAACCTGTTAAATTCGATTGTCAATACTTTACTTGATGGTGCATTGGTTAACGGGGACAATGTAGAACCAAGCTTTTTGAACGTATGGCCTGCTTCTGATGATGAAATAGAGAGTATTCAAGACCCATTCTTGAGAGCTCTCGTATCTCTGCTTTTAGCTCTGTTTATCAAAGACAACGTATGGACAAATGACAAGGCTGCGGTATTCCTTAAATGTCTCAATGATAAgcttttctttggaacaacaatCAATACTAGATGTTTAAGGATTCTCCCTTTTCTTACAAGTGTTATTATCCGAAGATTGCGGAGAGGGCTCACTGAATCTGATGAAGATGCCCCGCTAGAATTTTCCCAGGAAAACCAAGTACATAATATCATACAGGGTTGGCTTCAAAGAACCCAATCATTGCCACCTTTAAATTCTTCTCCTTTTGTTGCAGATACAGAACAATGGGTTCAAGTGGTCATATCTTGTTATCCTTTAAGTTCCGTAGGAGGAGTAAGTGCGCTGAAGATGGCCTCACAGAAAGATGTTAAGCGTTTGGAGAAAACTCTACTAGTAGATTTATTCCGAAAACATAGAAGTGGCGGTGATGCATTGACATCTGCTACCCAGTCATCAGCAGTACAGATAACCTTGGAAAAACTGACATCAGTTTGTGTTGGATACTGCTGGAAGGAGCTTAATGATGACGATTGGGAGTTTGTATTGTCACAGTTGCGAAGACAGACCGACTCTGCTGTCCTGGCTTTGGAAGAAGTTGCAGAGTCTGTTAATGATGCTGTTGTTAACTATTCTGCTACAGAAGAGGTTATCAAAACAAAGCTGGAGGAAATTGTTAGATCGTTAGACCCATCTCCTATTAATATCGCCAGGAATTCCCTTTTCACATATACGCTGTTTTACGGGCTTCTTGAACAGCAAGAAGAGGATCCCAGTGCTTCTAGTTTAGTGAAAGCAGATAAGTGGAGCGATATTAAAGAGAAGATACTTGAAAGTGTGCTTCGCTTATTCTTCGCCACAGGTGTAACTGAGGCCATTGCAGGTTCCGAAGGCTGCTCCTCAATTATAGCCTCATCCCGCCATGCCTGCACTCACTTTTGGGAGTTAGTATCGTTCATCGTGATCAACTCTCCTCAACATGTTAAAGTTACAGCCATACAGTCGATGGAAATGTGGGAGCTTAGCAAAGGATATGTCAGTTCTTTGTATGCAATCTTGTTTTCTGCCAAGCCTATTCATTCACTACAAGTTGCTGCTTATATAATGCTATCAACGGACCCAGTTTCACATCTAGCTATTACCGAAGAAGATGCATCTAGCCCTTCAGGGGATGCCTCTACTAGTCAGGAGGATGTCCAGTCTCCTAATCTCAGTTTGTCCTCAGTTGAAAATATCCCCGTGAGAGATGAAATTTCTCGCATGATTGTAAAATCCCCATCTCCGCTTATTGAAGGGGATCTAATCTCGCATCATCGG GTAAATGTCTTTACTGCTTGGGCTCTGTTGCTTTCTCATCTTCAATCTTTGGCATCACCATCACCAGCTAAGCAGAAATTGGTTCAGTGGGTACAAGACTTCGCAGATACACAAATTTTGGATTGTCTACTCGAGCACATTCCGTTACAGTCTGGTGCAATGCGTAGCTCAAAGAAGAAAGATGTTGAGCTTCCAGTCGGTGTATCTGAGGCTGCTGCTGCAGCAAAACTTGCCATCTCAACAGGTTCTTTACTGTTTGCTATTGAATCGCTTTGGCCTATTGGAACAGAAGAAATGTCATCCCTTGCTGGGGCACTATATGGCTCGATGCTTCACGTGCTTCCTGCTTATGTACGAGATTGGTACACCAGGTTGCGTGACCGGTCAACTTCAGCTGCAATTGAGTTATTCACAAAAACTTATTGCAGTCCCCTTCTCCTTGCAGACGAACTGTCTCAG ATTAAAAAGGCTGCCCTTGTCGATGAGAATTTCTCAGTTAGTGTGAGTAAACCAGCATACGAGGTTGTTGCTACGTATAAAAAAGAAGAGACTGGAATAGACCTGGTTATCCGCCTTCCTGCATCTTACCCATTGCTGCCCGTGGATGTTGAATGCCCTAAAAGTCTTGGCATCAGCGAATTAAAACGAAGGAAATGGTTGTTCTCTATGGTTGCGTTTGTTCGTAGTCAG AATGGTGCGTTGGCGGAAGCGATACGGACATGGAAGAACAACTTTGACAAGGAATTTGAAGGCATTGAAGAGTGTCCAATCTGCTACAGCATAATCCATACTGCAAACAACAGCATCCCTAGACTGGCTTGCAAGACCTGCAAGCACAAATTTCATTCAGCATGTCTTTACAAGTGGTTTTCTACATCTCACAAATCAACATGTCCACTTTGCCAGTCCCCGTTCTGA
- the LOC113280180 gene encoding sperm protamine P1-like codes for MDLLDRLSAGVGAGVEARLGVGVGIGKGVGQGRMRKLRCKGRCRHGWVRYRRWKRGRSRHRGRRRLRRRGRGGFLRRRRLTPRGRGRLRLMRRGRLMLRGRGRGRFRRSGRASGRFWRRGGLGLCGGEVYA; via the coding sequence ATGGATTTACTGGATCGCCTGTCAGCAGGTGTAGGAGCCGGAGTAGAAGCAAGGTTAGGAGTAGGAGTTGGGATAGGAAAAGGAGTAGGGCAAGGGAGGATGCGTAAGCTTAGGTGCAAGGGAAGGTGCAGGCACGGGTGGGTCAGGTATCGGCGTTGGAAAAGGGGTAGGAGCAGGCATAGGGGAAGGAGAAGGCTTAGGCGAAGGGGAAGGGGGGGATTTTTGCGAAGGAGGAGGCTTACGCCTAGGGGAAGGGGGAGGCTTAGGCTTATGCGGAGGGGGAGGCTTATGCTTAGGGGTAGGGGAAGAGGGAGATTCAGGCGAAGTGGGAGGGCAAGCGGGAGATTCTGGCGAAGGGGAGGCTTAGGCTTATGCGGAGGGGAGGTTTATGCTTAG
- the LOC113280182 gene encoding F-box/LRR-repeat protein 12-like produces MSLSSNNKGLGKRTREVKVTSKAVQEERLIDDDANPCRKTCNRLSITDLPDDFLSLVYQRLESSTNHSSFGLVCRHWLHIQNDNHESLWDEDNSKCSLRKSSKLTPTIFSIILCKLLIRFQHLKRLFLNRLPVVTDYIVSQSHLFGSKVEYICLDGFAEYSDKKLFLIFSSFPGLASVGLNSSQITDTGIEVLEKCCASLEKVDLRYCQRITNKGLTMLVKNCASLKKVDLAGCQWITDKGLEFLAKSLEEVDIRYCQSITNKGLTMLAKNCASLKKVDLAGCHSITNEGLAVLAKNCASLGEVNLRSCQWVTDKGLEVLAKSRASLEVVNLRDCQGVTDSGISFLIQNCSKIRSVEISFCANVTGVGFLGCSKTLTYVDATFMCKLTTVGIKAITSGGGIESLNLSGKAVNNEAVITISKSFPLLRSLSLEYCLEVGPLGWKAIGLYCRNLTELYLANCPKLCVKGVKALCYGCNKLSSLHTGLWSDHDFALDLFRRERPEVHLY; encoded by the coding sequence ATGAGTTTATCATCCAACAACAAAGGGTTGGGTAAGCGCACCCGTGAGGTCAAGGTTACTTCAAAAGCAGTACAAGAAGAAAGATTGATAGATGATGATGCGAATCCATGCAGAAAAACATGCAACAGATTGTCAATTACAGATCTCCCAGATGACTTTCTAAGCCTTGTGTATCAGAGACTAGAATCCAGTACTAACCATAGTTCTTTCGGTTTGGTTTGCCGTCACTGGCTCCATATTCAGAACGACAATCATGAGTCGTTATGGGATGAAGATAATTCTAAATGTAGCTTGCGCAAATCATCAAAGCTTACTCCAACAATCTTTTCCATAATTCTTTGCAAGTTGTTGATTCGATTCCAACATCTCAAACGATTGTTTCTAAACCGTCTACCGGTGGTAACAGATTATATTGTATCACAGTCACATCTCTTCGGATCAAAAGTAGAATACATATGCTTAGACGGTTTCGCTGAGTATTCAGATAAGAAGctgtttttaatattttcttcgTTCCCTGGTTTGGCTTCAGTAGGTCTGAACAGTTCCCAGATTACCGATACGGGTATAGAGGTCCTGGAAAAATGTTGCGCATCCTTAGAGAAAGTGGATCTCAGATACTGTCAAAGAATTACTAATAAAGGTTTAACAATGCTGGTGAAAAATTGTGCATCATTAAAGAAAGTCGACCTCGCAGGATGTCAATGGATTACTGATAAAGGTTTAGAATTCTTAGCAAAATCCTTAGAGGAAGTGGATATCAGATACTGTCAAAGTATTACTAATAAAGGTTTAACAATGCTGGCAAAAAATTGTGCATCATTAAAAAAAGTCGACCTCGCAGGCTGTCACAGCATTACTAATGAAGGTTTAGCAGTGCTGGCAAAAAATTGTGCATCCTTAGGGGAAGTCAACCTCAGATCCTGTCAATGGGTCACTGATAAAGGTTTAGAAGTCCTAGCAAAAAGTCGTGCATCCTTGGAGGTTGTCAATCTCAGAGATTGTCAAGGGGTAACTGATTCAGGAATAAGTTTTCTCATACAAAACTGTTCCAAAATCCGTTCAGTTGAAATTTCATTTTGCGCCAACGTAACTGGTGTTGGCTTTCTTGGGTGTTCAAAAACATTGACTTACGTTGATGCAACATTCATGTGTAAACTAACAACTGTGGGGATTAAAGCAATTACAAGTGGAGGTGGGATTGAATCTCTAAATCTATCAGGAAAAGCAGTTAACAATGAAGCAGTTATAACTATTTCAAAAAGTTTCCCTTTATTAAGATCATTATCCCTAGAATATTGTCTTGAGGTAGGGCCTTTAGGATGGAAAGCTATTGGTTTGTATTGCAGAAACTTAACAGAACTTTACTTGGCAAATTGCCCGAAGTTATGTGTTAAAGGGGTGAAAGCTTTGTGTTATGGGTGTAACAAGCTTTCCAGTTTACATACTGGCTTATGGAGTGATCATGATTTTGCTCTTGATCTTTTCAGGCGGGAAAGACCCGAAGTTCATCTCTATTGA